From Aricia agestis chromosome 11, ilAriAges1.1, whole genome shotgun sequence, a single genomic window includes:
- the LOC121731659 gene encoding RPA-interacting protein A-like — protein MMSTCRSPSYRNLKTKIGGSPKEIKDKLRKDYKHKIHNSRNLLLNKFRSLADGTDLQQTLTQIYNDTFNLQPSNGEDLYDAEEIGLLEQIKKELIQDELDWWLEEYEKSQMNNIDWSSLQEENVICPICQKNNLNLAAGFLSCKHCIISIKAAVPIGEIKNSIYDCIAKHSSACNSDGHFTVISEDNDMHIYFMCDLCAEMSLVV, from the exons ATGATGAGTACATGTCGTTCACCTAGTTACAGAAATCTCAAAACCAAAATAGGGGGGTCGCCAAAGGAAATAAAAGATAAATTAAGAAAG gattataaacataaaattcataatagccGAAATTTGTTACTAAACAAGTTTAGAAGCTTAGCTGATGGAACTGATCTCCAACAAACTCTTACTCAAATATATAATGATACATTCAATCTACAACCATCCAATGGCGAGGATTTATATGATGCAGAGGAAATTGGATTATTAGAGCAAATTAAAAAGGAGCTGATACAAGATGAACTAGATTG gtGGCTTGAAGAATATGAAAAGTCGCAGATGAACAACATTGATTGGTCTTCTTTACAAGAAGAGAATGTTATTTGTCCAATCTGCCAAAAAAACAATCTCAATCTTGCTGCAGGTTTCCTATCTTGTAAACATTGCATTATATCTATCAAAGCAGCAGTTCCAATAGGGGAAATAAAAAACAGCATTTATGATTGTATTGCAAAACACAGCAGCGCATGTAATAGTGATGGACATTTTACAGTCATTTCGGAGGATAATGACATGCACATATATTTCATGTGTGATCTCTGTGCTGAAATGTCTTTAGTTGTTTAA
- the LOC121731748 gene encoding ribosomal protein S6 kinase beta-2, whose translation MSSYMAGVFDLDLDVDTVTVGDSDDDDIIEVDEVDYDPELHVNTIVEAEGSETIQLSEDNVNPGQCKRLGPQDFELRKVLGKGGYGKVFQVRKITGPDAGAHFAMKVLKKASIVRNQKDTAHTKAERNILEAVKHPFIVELVYAFQTGGKLYLILEYLSGGELFMHLEREGIFLEDTACFYLSEIILALEHLHSLGIIYRDLKPENVLLDAQGHVKLTDFGLCKEHIQEGIVTHTFCGTIEYMAPEILTRSGHGKAVDWWSLGALMYDMLIGQPPFTGDNRTKTIEKILKGKLMLPAYLTQDARDLIRRLMKRSETQRLGAAGASAVRGHAFFKHVHWDDVFARRLEPPIKPRLASEDDVSQFDTRFTLQTPIDSPDESTLSESANLMFQGFTYVAPSVMDEIHKPRVITARSPRRPRPLHHSAFTVPPSTAHNLSHAQPEDPMEVQGLPI comes from the exons ATGTCATCGTATATGGCTGGCGTTTTTGATTTGGATTTGGATGTGGATACAGTTACAGTTGGGGATTCTGACGACGATGATATTATAGAAGTTGATGAG GTTGATTATGACCCTGAGCTACATGTGAACACTATTGTTGA GGCTGAAGGGTCTGAAACTATTCAGTTATCCGAGGACAATGTGAACCCAGGACAATGCAAACGCCTCGGACCACAAGATTTTGAATTGCGTAAAGTTTTAGGAAAGGGAGGATATGGAAAAGTGTTCCAAGTGAGGAAGATAACTGGGCCTGATGCTGGGGCACATTTTGCTATGAAAGTACTAAAAAAAGCTTCCATAGTTCGCAATCAAAAAGATACTGCACATACTAAAGCAGAAAGAAATATACTAGAAGCTGTAAag CATCCTTTTATAGTTGAATTGGTTTACGCTTTTCAAACAGGCGGAAAACTGTATCttattttagaatatttaagtGGAGGAGAGCTATTTATGCACTTGGAGAGAGAGGGTATATTTCTTGAAGACACAGCATG ctTTTATTTATCAGAAATAATATTGGCTTTAGAACATTTACATAGTTTAGGAATAATATATCGTGATTTAAAACCTGAGAATGTTTTGTTGGATGCACAAGGTCATGTTAAATTGACTGATTTCGGTCTCTGCAAAGAACACATTCAGGAAGGAATTGTTACACACACATTTTGTGGTACTATTGAATATAT GGCACCAGAAATATTGACAAGGAGTGGTCATGGAAAAGCCGTAGATTGGTGGAGTCTTGGAGCCTTAATGTATGACATGCTGATTGGCCAG cctCCTTTTACTGGTGATAATCGCACAAAGACTATTGAGAAAATACTTAAAGGAAAATTAATGCTACCAGCCTACCTCACACAAGACGCTCGCGACCTCATAAGACGCCTTATGAAACGCTCCGAAACACAACGTTTAGGTGCTGCCGGTGCCTCGGCTGTAAGAGGCCATGCCTTTTTCAAACATGTCCATTGGGATGACGTGTTTGCAAGACGACTTGAACCACCTATAAAACCTAGATTG GCTAGTGAAGATGATGTCTCACAGTTTGACACCAGATTTACTTTGCAAACACCTATTGATTCCCCTGATGAGTCTACCCTTAGTGAAAGTGCCAATTTAATGTTTCAG GGTTTCACGTATGTCGCGCCTTCGGTGATGGACGAGATCCACAAGCCCCGCGTCATTACCGCCCGCTCGCCGAGACGACCGAGACCACTGCACCACAGTGCATTCACTGTTCCACCATCGACTGCCCATAATCTCTCACATGCTCAACCTGAAGACCCCATGGAAGTGCAAGGTCTACCCATTTA G
- the LOC121731749 gene encoding uncharacterized protein LOC121731749, with protein sequence MNLLLEDSSPEKVPILLEDLITTLAESDRIELKQEDIFFLLIVILMVENDFVPVLNNGVEWEQHNSIDKEQLCYWKRTGSYEVTFLMSSFKDIPLKLILCPLGTTMSINLLINYDSTDVYSVMLPHIKYVVAPKAPTIPMIFNDLRDLCYKYKDKIIVPVKSRILSYYGFPSASLLGLPAEVFIYLLLYLPLKDILNLSETCKRIRYIIETDNFWHKLYIRDFDTSSEKDDSSWKTLYIAKYQEEQDKKLKACRLTGGLNSMLPISRFGAHLDHPYLWALLFD encoded by the coding sequence ATGAATTTGTTACTGGAAGATAGTTCTCCAGAAAAAGTCCCCATATTGCTCGAGGATTTAATAACAACACTCGCCGAAAGCGATCGTATTGAACTAAAacaggaggacatatttttctTATTGATTGTTATACTGATGGTCGAAAATGACTTTGTTCCTGTACTTAATAATGGCGTTGAGTGGGAGCAACATAACTCAATTGATAAGGAGCAACTCTGCTATTGGAAAAGGACAGGATCTTATGAAGTTACATTTTTGATGTCGAGTTTCAAAGACATACCATTAAAATTGATCTTATGTCCCCTCGGCACCACCATGTCGATAAATCTACTAATTAATTACGATAGTACTGATGTATATTCCGTGATGTTACCTCACATTAAGTATGTAGTGGCACCCAAAGCACCAACTATACCAATGATATTTAATGATCTAAGAGATCTGTGTTATAAATACAAAGATAAAATCATAGTACCTGTCAAAAGTAGAATACTTAGTTACTACGGATTTCCGAGTGCAAGTTTGCTTGGATTGCCAGCggaagtatttatttatttgctattGTATCTTCCTCTCAAGGATATATTAAACTTATCGGAAACATGCAAAAGGATCAGATATATTATAGAAACAGATAATTTCTGGCATAAACTCTATATTCGTGATTTTGATACATCCAGTGAAAAAGATGATTCATCATGGAAGACCCTCTATATTGCAAAATACCAGGAAGAACAGGATAAAAAACTGAAGGCTTGTCGACTGACTGGAGGTCTCAATTCAATGCTACCCATTTCTCGGTTCGGCGCTCACCTCGATCATCCCTATTTGTGGGCACTTTTATTTGATTAA